A window of Brassica napus cultivar Da-Ae unplaced genomic scaffold, Da-Ae ScsIHWf_306;HRSCAF=497, whole genome shotgun sequence genomic DNA:
CATGAGGAAAAGCGATCTGAGAACAGAAATGGCCAGGCTCGTAGCTCTAGTAGCGACAGTGATAGTGATAATAGTGGGAGCAGCAGTGATAGCGGGAGCAGCAGTGATAGCGAGGCTTCTTCTAACAGCAAGGAAGTTTCTGATGAGGATGTGGATATAATGAGCGATGGTGACAAAGAGCCCCGACAGACAATTGACATCGAGGGTAATGATTCTGATGCTGTCGACATCGATGGTCATGATTCTGATGCGGTGGACATCGATGGTCACAGTTCAGATGAGGGTCATGGTTCTGAAGCTGACAGGAAGAATGAAGTTGGCATTTCAGAGCTGGAACAACTACCTTCTGGTCACGACAAGCTACGAGAGCGCCAAAATTTTATTGGACAGTTGTTTGATGACACAGATAATACTACGAAGGATAGTTTAAAAAGTGACCATCCTGGCATCTCTGAGAGGCTGGCCACAGACCAGAACCAAATATCCCCTGCTTTGGAGCACTACAGTCAGCAATCAGCACGGGAGAGAAACATAAAATCCCAGCAATTGCCTGCCATAGGTAAAGATTCACAGCTTTCAGAGCGCAAGAATGATTTACAACATCTGAACGCTTCTGCTAGTCAAATGATGGATCCACTAAAACGAATTCAGAAGTCATCTACTGAAAAGTTGAGTAGACATGGTCAAATGAAGCCTGGTGATAGTTCAGGTAAATCAAACAAACATTCTGATGCCTTGGGTGATGTTCGTAAATCTGACGAAGATGACCATTTTCCGCATGAAACCCTTTCTAGTCGGTCAGGAAAGGCCTTCAGAGACAATCATAGGGATGCTGTTCATTCAAAAAATAAGTTTGCGAGGAACAAAAAAGATGGTGAGTCATCCATTGGACCTTCATTTCCTTCTGACAGAGCCAACAGAAAATACGGTGAACTGGATGGAAGTGAGAAAGATCCCAAGAATGTTTCAGGCTTGGGCATGGGTTCCTCTCCATTGGATAGCCAGAGAGCAAAATTACCCAAGGGAAATGGATCTATGCTCCAAAAACAAGTTTCCGACTTGGAGTTGGGTGAACTCCCTGAGTCATTGGAGGTAGATACAGCACTGAAGCAACTCGAAGATAAAACTTCTTTTAGGCAGTCAAATTTGAAACCAAGCACTTCAGAAAACTTGGGTATTGACTCAGATAAACGGAGGTCTAAAAAATCTTCGAAAAAGCCAGCTCTCACACATGCTGGCAATGGTACAAAAGAATTGCCCCAACATGTTGTTGATGATTCAGAAAGATCCCAAAAGTTGGCTTTGCAGTCACATGAGCAGAACCATACAGGTGCAGACACTGAAAACGGCTCACATAACAATAATTTAGAGGATGCAGCTTATAAATCAAGACAGAGAGATAGTAGAGGAAGAGTAGGAAGCAGTGTGGAAGGTTATGGAGAGACGAACAAAAAAACGCCCGTTATAAAGCAGGGCTCCAAACGACCATCCACATCCCGCTCATCAAGGGAGAGCAAAAGACACAAAAATGCAACTTCTATGAATGGACACAAAGATGCAACTTTTGATGAAGAAGACTCTTCTTATTTGAAATACGAGAAAGCCTCTCCCGACCAAAAGGGACCTATTAGGGATCATTTGCAGTGAGTAAACTGAAACTATAATGTTTGGAAATCTAATCGCTTAGTATTTGTGGCTCGAAAAAGACTGAGATGTTGCTTTCTTCTATTTCAGGTATAAAGCATACATGCAGGAATATTTGGATAAATACGATGATTACTGCTCCATTAACAAGATATTAGAGAGCTACAGGTACCTATATGAATTCTTCGTTCATAGAAATCTCGGATCATTTGTGTTGTTCTAGTTTATCAGCTttcttgaaatatatatatatttccattATTCCCAGGAATGACTTTCAAAAGTTGGGGGAAGACCTTAAGCTTGCAAAAGGAAGAGACATGGTGAGATATAACAAAATTGTGGAGGACTTGAACGAATCTTATCGCAAATATGGAGAGGTGATATTCTATCTCTAACCACTTTATACATAGTCATTTCTTATGGACAGCGTTTTTGACATGTTCTTGAAGATTGAACTCAAGTTATTTACTGAAATTTTCTAGGGAATCAGATTATTTTCCATCTTATTTATCTGGATTTAGATATAGAGTGAAATTTGGAAACGGGCCTATCGTTTGAAGAGGTTGACGAATGATGAGTTTGTTTGCTTGTGTGTACGATTCcgaaaattatgaaaaacataTCGCATTATGTAGTGGGTTAAAGGAGTAAAAAAAGCTCATCTTGGTACTTCGAGTAATCATCATGATACAAGATTGCCAGATTTGCTTACACTTTAATTGCACATTATACTTGATGATGATTttcttatatatgttaatcTGCAGAGGCACAAACGTTTGAAGAAAGTGTTTATTGTTCTCCATGAAGAATTGAAGGTGAGTTACAAAGCTCCCACAGTTTTGGTTTTCATCTTGCTCTGAGCTGTTTTGTAATAATAACTATGAATGTTGATTATCTCTTGCAGCAACTGAAAGAAAGAATGAAAGACTATGCATCATCTCACGGGAAAGATTGATGCAACTGGATTCAAAACTCTCTATAGACGATGGACCTCATGCTGTGAAAAGAGGAGGATGGATGTGCATTTCTCCTTTGGAGTCAAGTCATCTTGttgattaattatttacctGTGTTTTCTTCATATGAAATTAGAAATGATTTATAGGCCCAGTTTTGTGTGAGTTGTTCCTTAAGGAGACATTTCGTAGATTTTATGGCTTTATTTTGGTTGCTGATCTTTGACCAGTCCATACCAGTAGCAGTATATGTACATATTTTCAAGATCAATTTAGATTCTATTTGGCTCTGCTTGATTTAACTTTTGTTTATGTGTCGCCTTCCCATTGATTTCCACAAATCTATCTTGTAGAAGAAAGCTTCATCCAACTCTTAGCAGATGAGTCCAACTCAAGAAACGACTCATTGGCAACGGAAAGACCGATCAGCGGTGGAGAAGCATGCGAGTTACAAATTTCTGACTGTAAATTATGGTGCCGGAACACTTGAGAACTTACCGAACAAAAACTATGTTCCATGGAATCAGAATGAAAATGTGGAAACAAatcttttttagaaaattaagaTACTGTACGTATTGaaaacatatctaaaaataatatatatatatatatatatttacatatatattaaaaatataaataatttaataaaacttacaactaaaatttataagattcaaaaagtaatttttcattctaataatttatatccTGTCAATCGACTTCACATTATGCtataaaatttctaacaaaattacatatataaaaaattatccaattaatcaaattaatgtttttaatatatcacAAATAATTAATACAATATAATTCATGCTattagttataatattttcatattttattcttTCTATTTTAATACTACTAATTTTAGAgatttgaatataaaataaaacataaaacatgattgtatatttttatttatttattatattaatattattattaaaacatgatCCTTTTTTAAGATTTCCTTGATTTTTCTTAGTATTTACGACGGTACCattcttttatttatgaaattttcttaactatttttatacaaattcCAAAATCTTTTATGGTTTAATTCTCTTTAACGCATTTTAACATTGAATTTCCCTATAAATCTATtactaatttcaaaaatactCTATGTTATTCAAACATGATTTAAGTCTACTTATAAATCATATGATCAGATATTCAATCACTCTCGCATACAAGACATAGTTATACTATATAAtggtataaaatataataccaTGTTTATATTGAGCCGATATGCAatgtttatttcatttttacaaGACATGAAATTGAATACTAATGTACATAACAGGGCCGtctcaaattaattttagaccctgttcaaaaaaaaatattaatcgtacattttatcaaatagttttaaaatttaataactttgtctaatttttttaattataaactctaaatttaacattatatctaaaattttaaagtttctgaccataatttatctatatatttttaaaaattcttacacttttttatttttatattttggggCCCTGTTCGATCGCTCCACTTGCGCGTGCTGTTAGACGGCCCTGGTACATAACACCGATATGTAATGTTAATTGCATATTTGTGTGAGAGGACCAAGTTTTCATCGCAGTGCATTAATAATGCATACTAGATTGCACTAATATGCATTATGATCAATAATAGTCATTAAATGTTGATAAAAGGAAGTTAAAACATGATGAGGACCaataaaaattgagtttttcttctccttattaaattacatatataaaccatttaattaatttctttcattttaaaccaaatataaaaattttagaatatggtttaatattttttatttgttttctttaataTCTTCTTTAAATATCgtaatagaatttttttaaaatatatatatatatatatatacttacatttttaaaagtgatgtttttaatattattttcgtatttgaaaattaatattttggacTTTTCTAACATATGCATGGTTTTTTTatcttctaaaattttataacttcacaaggaaaacatataaaacttttattgatatagaaatatatttatagttagttttcatatatttacttaCATATGCATGTTATTTTGTATCTTCAATTGTATTACCTCTCCATGTTTAAATTTGATTGGCTTCTATAATCTTGGCCTAATAAATTCTAGAATcaactaataaaacaaatattattttataatagaacaaatattattttataatagaacTAGTGGCATGCCCGTCCTACGGGCGGAGCGGTTGTATTTTGTTGTAATTCTTATGTTTTTGATGTAGCCATGTTTTGGAGTTATTTGTTTGTGTTGAATTGACTTCATTTTTGAAAGTTGAATATACGTTGAGGGATAGATATTCTTCTGTTCTTTTTTGATGATTAATGAAACTTGAAAAATTAGGTAATGTTTGAATTAAATTTGTCCGGTTGAAACAAACGTCAAATGAATAATAACATGAAGAGTTCTGTTTATATTCCAATGCCTTGACGAAGAAGTAAAACCTTATTTCATTCTCCTTAAGCAAACGATAATGACCTAATATAATAACTGTTGGTAATTCTAATAATAATAGAAACTTTTACTAatcataatttattatttaaaatcaaaatacataAATGATAGAGTTTAAATGGAAATAACTTAGATGAAAATTAAGgaataaaacatgaaaaaaaagagaggctGTAATGCTTGGTTCTCTCAGTTGTAAACGTTTTGTTCGTTTACATCATGTAAACAAACTTTGTCAATTTCTTATAATAGTAGCACGTATCACAGCGCTCGTGAATATTGTCTCTGTGGCATGCGATGGTCTCCCTTGTGTTACGGTAAGCAGTCATGTAAGACTCAAGTCTTGCGACTCTTATTCCATGGAGTGAGCGCTTGACCCTTTTCCAGCACCTGTCAGCTCGTTTTTTGCTTTGTCTCCATCCAAGGGTATCTAACATTGCTTGTCCAATTGCCGTTTCTCCCTTAGCTAGCATTATTACACCATTAAGGTAAACAGCTTTTTCGTACGATCCTTCTGCTGCGATCTGAAGATGTAGCAAACCTCCATTGACGTTTTGGTGGTGGAAATATTGTTGTATCCCTCGTACGTAATGAGCTTGCAAGTTACCGCTTGCGAGGCAATTTTCCATAAGACTTTGGTACCTTTGTAACGCAGCTCGTGGATGAACGGTTAACGGGTGGATATTGAGATTCCTATAGACAATAGGAACTGCCGCGGAGCGGGCAAGAGGAGGAACCACAGCCAAGAGATTGCGGACTGCTCTCCTGGAGTGCCTTGCTACACGTGAAATGATTTCTGTTTGCATATCAATTGGCATGAGTTCGAGGTTAGAGAGATCTCTGTTTCCGGCCATTGTGATCTGagtgtttttttcttctggttAGTGCTTGTGGAAGTTTCAGAGTTTATATGTAGGTGGCAAGGGTTTGGTCTGATCAATATATGGTCGAGCAATGTTTATTGCTTGACGTGATCTTGTCTttgtaattgatttttttaaagtaattttGGAAAGTATGCTTATTCCATAGTaactgttttatatttttttgataatcatTTGAACTTCGTATATATTGGATTCCATGTATAGTTTAAATTTGGTGTTGACTATCTTTTGTTATCATATTgtatttaatagtatagatatatatgAGAATTGGATTAatggatttgtttttttttttttgaattttgaatgaTTAAGATTAGTTTTTATAAGTAATTAATCTTAGATTTTGTTTATGAATTTTGAATGACTaagattttgtttataaattttgaatgaCCAAGATTTTGTTTATGAATTTTGAATAACtaagattaatttttataagtaaaacGCATAGAAGAAACCCGTTTTGGgcttaatatattaaatcaggTTTGGTGGTTTAGTACACGTTATTATTAggttgttttaatttataaaaatcagcTTTGGGCTAAGTATCAGAAAATGAACACAGGTTTTGAGCCCATGCGCATAAACCgtttaatgagttttcttaagTTTTCATGCATGGTAAAATCATAGGTCAAACGTGATAAGGACGCGGGAAgtctaatattttttgtttgtagtttggttaaaatattattttgtaatttgatTAACAGTTTCGGTTTTTTGTAGGAAATATTGAATGAGTATTCGTAATTTTAATTCTGATAATAATGTGTGTATCATTGTGGTAggtgatttaaaatataatcttttaaacATTGTGGTTATGCATCGACTTGTATTTGTTCGGAGTCCAAATTAAATAAACGGGGTATCAAtttaaaagattaaataaacgggatatcaaattaaataaacgGGGTATCATGAGTAAAATAGTGCATGTgcgtatttatattatatttaatttgtttattacgtctgtaaaattttatagtcttataatccaaatttttttgccaggtttgattttgtattttttttttgtcatctcgaTTATAACTTTATGATCAACGAATTATGATTTGCCATAGGCCTGGTTTTCAAGTTTGTATGTGTACGTATAAGATAGCTTAGGTCTTGGTTCTACTCTTGATCGTAAAgctggtttctttgttttcattAACGAATGTATTAAGGGACAATGTAATGctattattataaaatgatgaTAGTAAGAAAGAAAACCTCACAtagatattattaaaacataatgcAAAATAAGAAGctgattaagaaaaaaagagaaacaataTAATAGGATACGTAAACATAAGTAAACGTCAACATAGCAGCATGAACACTGGATTGGACTTTTCTTCTTTCAAACTAAAGCCCAAAAAAAACCAAACTCTCCCGTAAGAAAAAAGTGAAGCTCCTTCTTCTTCGATACGTGGCGGCAAAAGGAACGGGGTGTGCTGAGGTGGCACTCTAAGGAGAGTTTCTGGGCaactttattaatatagatagattattctattttaaaggaaaacaaagaagaaaatagaATGCTATTCGAAATGGTCTTACATCGATGAATATGATACTTTTAttcaattttcttattttagtttCCGCTTTTTGTCTTGCTATATCTAACGTTTTTGTAAGTGTTTTGTGTGAGAGACTGATTCTCATTACTGTAGTAAATACATGtccaaattttagatttttttcacctaaattaaataaaattttgttattgtaGATACGATTGGTCAAGTTAGTCATTTTACCAATTATCCCTTTAGATCTTTCGGTCTTTAGGTTTTTTCCTTCTTCTGAATGGTTGTTATGTTTGAAGAGATGAGTTTGGCTTTATAAACCGTAAATGACCAAATTGATGGAAAGTTATAAACAAAACTTTATGTCCAAGGATAAAATTGTCATATAGAATGCATAGTCAATAATTTTTTGGAGTTCCTTAAAAGCAAAAAAACTTTACccatataaagaaaacaattaacgacataaatataaataagactattaaaataaaataataaataaataaactacagttttttattaaataaatattttttaattaaatagtaATCCCGCATTTGTAAAGCGCGCGTTGAAATTTAGTTGGGATTTAAAATGTAAACAtccaatgtatttttaaataagttatTTTAGAAACATTTTAGAAACGAGATTACGAAAACTTCGAAAAGCTTCCGATTCCGATTATAAAACGGAAAATCGGACGTCCGACAAAGCTTCGGTGATATATTGAATGAAAGAAGAAactcttaaaaacaaaacaaaaagaaatctGAAGTTTATCTCCTAAACTAGACTAGAAATAATTGTCTGGAATCAAAATCGGAAATTTATGTCTGAATAAAATCTAGAATCTAAAACACAAACTGAGATATATAACTGGAAGACAAAACTATTCAGAACCGCCTCTTTGCCCTaaagtaaagaaaaagaaaactctctctctctctctctctctctctggcgGAGGAAGACAAACCAAAACCCTcaaagagcaaaaaaaaaacagcaagtGATTGATCGGAGATCGGGGGATCAACTCTCCGACGACGTTGTCCTTGTTGTCGTGGTAGATTAGATAAACACCCTCTCGCAATCAGTCTCATGAACCTCTCTTGGAATCTGTAGATCAAGTGTGTGATGGGGAGTAGCGATGAGCGAAACAGTAAGGCGATTGATGCCTCCGTTGGAGGTTTGGTTTGGGTCCGACGCCGTAACGGGTCTTGGTGGCCGGGTCGGATCATGGCTCATCACGAGGTTCCTGATGATACCATCGTTTCTCCCAAATCAGGCACACCTATTAAGCTTCTAGGTCGTGACGATGCTGGCGTGTAAGTAAAGTCTCTTCCTTTTTGATTGATTCAGTCTTCTCTTAGTCATTGGCGAGAgttaatatttgttgttttgatttttatcttGGCAGGGATTGGTATAATCTTGAAAAGTCCAAGAGGGTGAAGGCGTTTCGTTGTGGGGAGTATGATGCTTGTATTGAGACTGCTAAGGCTACTGCCACTGGTGCTAGTAAGAAGCCTGTCAAGTACGCTCGACGTGAAGACGCCATTGTCCATGCTCTCGAGATCGAGAGTGCCCTCCTTGTTGGAAAAGATGAGAAGCCAAGCACGTCTTCTGACTCGACTGATGCGGCAAAGACTGAAGGTGCCTTGCAGTCTAGTGTGTCTTGCGAAAAGACTAGTAATGGCGAGTCGTCAAAGGTGCAGCCTTTGTCAGGAAAGAGGAGGAAAAGAACACCTAATGACTCGGAAGTTGATGGGAGTGATGAAGGGAACAAACGAATGAGAGGGCTTGAGGATCTTGGAGTTGGTACAATAGGATCAAACGGAGAGGGTAATAAGCAGGAAAATGGATTGGTTAGTGATGAAGAAGACATCAGTGATTCTATGCCGAATGGGGTTCTTGCAAATGGTACTAGCAGGGGTAGCTCTCCGGCGATGAAAGGTAAAAGGTCACCAGCTGTAACTGCTATGGCTTCTGTTGCTGTCTCAGAAAACAAAGATTCTGCTGTAGTCAACAATGATAACTTGGACAGCAATGGGGTTTCATGTGACAATGATGATGTTTCATTAAATGCTTCTGAGAATGTTGCTGAAGTGATGATACATAACAATGCAAAAGAGACTGAAATCTCCAGCATATCAGTTTCGGCAAAGGATGAAGTATTTGATGTTCCGCTACTTGGAGAAGATAAATACTCTGCAGGTATAGATGGCTAAACTCCTTTATAAAATTTCTGGTGATTGAATGTTCTTTCTTTTGATCTGAGGGACATTTGCAGTTTCTGTGTCTATTTTtgtgttaacacttggttggaatAATCTGAATGCCTCCACTTTTAGGAAGAGAGGAAACATAACAGCGTGGATAAATCATCAGTTGGATTTGTCACATGATGGATTAAAGTACTTATATCACTAATGTCTAGACAACTCATCCAGATAGAATACTAATGATCTTTACTTGGGCAATGGATGCTTTCCTTTTATTCAACTCAGTGACTTAACATTACAGATGCTTCCTATTATTTTTGTATGACTAATTGTTTCTGGTATTGCCTTAAGATTGTTTATCTGCTATAGTTTCTTCTGTGCTTGTTTGGATCAAACACTTGGTCAGTTAGATCGCCTTTGGTAGTTTCTTTTTCCAGTTTGTAATTAACATGACTTAAACTGACGTGCATTGTTGTTCCCAGGTACTTTGGCGGCAGCTTTCACATCTTCACACACGAAAGCTCTAG
This region includes:
- the LOC106446010 gene encoding uncharacterized protein LOC106446010; this translates as MSYGGSSKPGRGRGGGVGGGGGGGPGRNRNSFPPLTNRHPSPIGRMSTGGGGSSAAPRQRNTTSVKAAAASSSRAVEEKFSLVPRESPPAFGMIIRLTPDLVDEIKRVEAEGGAAKIKFDAFPNNSTGNIIDVGGKEFKFTWSGERGDLCDIYEEHQSGEDENGVLIEAGSAWRKLNVQRTLDESTTSQMKMRSVEAEQRTKSRKAIVLDPGNPSLKKQLARAEASPWRMSNNQKKEPPPKKRKVDPPPVPIGGPKPSFRPGVSTTSVKNRLSASPGPSPSNQYNTPSSYGTGNIAKTHADNVNVTPVNTKARESIVASEKDLSTWERNALRDTSERQETNVNKEIDLQALLVDLLKEAPMSLKALEKAVGDRTPNASKKIEPILKKIANFQAPRYFLKPEADLDSRSSPEHQQLLPITECNRDQLPVPGVSNMETFSVCERKGEGLQEFSPLPREHLSTQENVDIEHHSPGILHEEKRSENRNGQARSSSSDSDSDNSGSSSDSGSSSDSEASSNSKEVSDEDVDIMSDGDKEPRQTIDIEGNDSDAVDIDGHDSDAVDIDGHSSDEGHGSEADRKNEVGISELEQLPSGHDKLRERQNFIGQLFDDTDNTTKDSLKSDHPGISERLATDQNQISPALEHYSQQSARERNIKSQQLPAIGKDSQLSERKNDLQHLNASASQMMDPLKRIQKSSTEKLSRHGQMKPGDSSGKSNKHSDALGDVRKSDEDDHFPHETLSSRSGKAFRDNHRDAVHSKNKFARNKKDGESSIGPSFPSDRANRKYGELDGSEKDPKNVSGLGMGSSPLDSQRAKLPKGNGSMLQKQVSDLELGELPESLEVDTALKQLEDKTSFRQSNLKPSTSENLGIDSDKRRSKKSSKKPALTHAGNGTKELPQHVVDDSERSQKLALQSHEQNHTGADTENGSHNNNLEDAAYKSRQRDSRGRVGSSVEGYGETNKKTPVIKQGSKRPSTSRSSRESKRHKNATSMNGHKDATFDEEDSSYLKYEKASPDQKGPIRDHLQYKAYMQEYLDKYDDYCSINKILESYRNDFQKLGEDLKLAKGRDMVRYNKIVEDLNESYRKYGERHKRLKKVFIVLHEELKQLKERMKDYASSHGKD
- the LOC125603026 gene encoding uncharacterized protein At1g51745-like, which codes for MGSSDERNSKAIDASVGGLVWVRRRNGSWWPGRIMAHHEVPDDTIVSPKSGTPIKLLGRDDAGVDWYNLEKSKRVKAFRCGEYDACIETAKATATGASKKPVKYARREDAIVHALEIESALLVGKDEKPSTSSDSTDAAKTEGALQSSVSCEKTSNGESSKVQPLSGKRRKRTPNDSEVDGSDEGNKRMRGLEDLGVGTIGSNGEGNKQENGLVSDEEDISDSMPNGVLANGTSRGSSPAMKGKRSPAVTAMASVAVSENKDSAVVNNDNLDSNGVSCDNDDVSLNASENVAEVMIHNNAKETEISSISVSAKDEVFDVPLLGEDKYSAGTLAAAFTSSHTKALALVSEPTRQCDDVVKTEGCNGFVCVSPSALLINGIEDITSKWQIKGKRNPRQMSKKQEERRLAYAEEANNNSLPHCSLSDQNPHGHFSGMGRNSHLYDVKIEEKGSYKPRNVPMISLMSKLDGEAIVGHPLTVEVLQDGSCDRILCSHIKSLVVPMVAGDVKPKPSWKNKSKKKKPHIPPHKSSKSKKASSLSVKTRCLSALSGQKLTVSSKKKVMIEKMKEGIVSCIPLKVVFSRINEAVKGSARQVHRALPSSGNNTT